A stretch of the Flavobacterium aquiphilum genome encodes the following:
- a CDS encoding S41 family peptidase, with amino-acid sequence MRTLFQKKIIIPVVASAFLFVGVSFKDDYFEIAKQLEIFTTLFKELNKNYVDETTPAELMNNAIKGMLGSLDPYTVYFNEQEVLKFKINNTGEYTGIGALITRKDDKLIIKEPYKNFPADKAGLKAGDEIIQIGDTPLTDFKDDASQLLKGSKNTKIDIKYIRQGKTNSTVIVLDEVEIKSVPYFAKIDDKTGYIVLDHFNRKASTETKEALEQLKSQGAERIVLDLRGNPGGLLNEAVNICNLFVPKNEIIVTTKSKIEKHNNTYKTSRDPIDTTIPLVILVNGRSASASEIVSGALQDLDRAVILGSRSFGKGLVQRPVELTYGTQLKVTISRYYTPSGRCIQALDYAHKDKNGVAIRTEAKNYNAFKTRKGRTVYDGGGILPDIEMEETKTSPIANALLKNDGIFNYATYYYYKNPNLGTKIPVITDADYADFKQFLKNQKITFDTDTEVALKNTLATAKKEKLDEAIAVEYQQLLTSLQKSENALLDKNQKEIKGLLLDEIIKRYQYQEGLYNYYIKNNPEIKKAVSILNTTAEYNSILKI; translated from the coding sequence ATGCGTACCCTTTTCCAAAAAAAAATCATAATTCCCGTTGTTGCCTCGGCCTTTTTATTTGTCGGGGTAAGTTTCAAAGATGACTATTTTGAGATTGCCAAACAGTTGGAAATTTTCACGACACTGTTCAAGGAACTGAACAAGAATTATGTCGATGAAACCACACCGGCTGAGTTGATGAACAATGCCATCAAAGGAATGTTGGGATCGCTTGACCCCTATACCGTTTATTTTAACGAACAGGAAGTACTCAAATTCAAAATCAACAATACGGGCGAATACACCGGAATTGGGGCGTTAATAACCCGTAAAGACGACAAACTGATCATAAAAGAACCTTATAAAAATTTCCCTGCCGATAAAGCGGGACTTAAAGCGGGCGACGAAATCATACAAATAGGAGACACCCCTTTGACCGACTTCAAAGATGATGCTTCGCAATTATTGAAAGGCTCCAAAAACACCAAAATCGACATCAAATACATTCGTCAGGGAAAAACCAATTCGACTGTAATTGTTTTGGACGAAGTCGAAATCAAGTCGGTTCCCTATTTCGCCAAAATTGATGACAAAACAGGTTATATCGTATTGGATCACTTTAACAGAAAAGCCTCAACCGAAACCAAAGAAGCATTGGAACAATTAAAAAGCCAAGGTGCCGAAAGAATTGTATTGGATTTAAGAGGAAATCCCGGCGGTTTATTAAACGAAGCGGTAAATATCTGCAATCTTTTTGTTCCAAAAAATGAAATCATTGTAACGACAAAATCCAAAATAGAAAAACACAACAACACCTACAAAACATCACGAGATCCGATTGATACTACGATTCCTCTAGTTATTTTGGTCAACGGCCGAAGCGCATCGGCCTCCGAAATTGTTTCGGGAGCTTTGCAGGATCTGGATCGTGCGGTAATTTTGGGAAGCCGAAGTTTCGGGAAAGGTTTGGTTCAAAGACCTGTGGAATTAACTTATGGCACACAGCTTAAAGTGACGATTTCGCGCTATTACACGCCTTCGGGAAGATGTATTCAGGCGTTGGATTATGCTCACAAAGATAAAAACGGTGTGGCTATCAGAACCGAAGCCAAAAATTACAATGCCTTTAAAACCCGTAAAGGAAGAACCGTTTATGATGGTGGAGGAATTTTGCCTGATATTGAAATGGAAGAGACCAAAACAAGTCCGATTGCCAACGCCTTATTGAAAAACGACGGTATTTTTAACTATGCTACCTACTATTATTACAAAAACCCGAATTTAGGAACAAAAATCCCGGTAATCACCGATGCGGATTATGCCGATTTCAAACAGTTCCTGAAAAACCAAAAAATTACTTTTGACACTGATACCGAAGTAGCTTTGAAAAACACTTTGGCGACAGCCAAAAAAGAAAAACTGGATGAAGCCATTGCCGTGGAATACCAACAATTGCTGACTTCACTTCAAAAATCCGAAAATGCATTATTGGATAAAAACCAAAAAGAAATTAAAGGTTTATTATTGGACGAAATCATCAAACGCTACCAATATCAAGAAGGACTTTATAATTATTACATCAAAAACAATCCCGAAATTAAGAAAGCGGTCAGTATTTTGAACACTACGGCTGAGTATAATTCGATTTTGAAGATTTAA
- a CDS encoding GNAT family N-acetyltransferase — protein sequence MAVEWEIKPFEALSVNELYDILQLRSKIFVVEQNCVYLDIDGKDKVALHLFGTFDGKIVAHARLFKSGISFDNASIGRVVVDPDYRDRKWGQELMKNAILGIKEHFGESQITIGAQLYLKKFYESLGFVQSSEMYLEDDIPHIEMVRE from the coding sequence ATGGCCGTAGAATGGGAAATAAAGCCTTTTGAGGCATTATCTGTAAATGAATTATATGACATACTTCAATTGCGAAGTAAAATCTTTGTAGTGGAGCAAAATTGCGTCTATCTCGATATTGACGGAAAGGATAAGGTGGCTTTGCATCTTTTTGGAACTTTTGACGGGAAAATTGTGGCTCACGCCCGACTTTTTAAATCGGGAATTTCTTTTGATAATGCATCAATAGGAAGGGTAGTGGTTGATCCAGATTACAGGGATAGAAAGTGGGGACAAGAATTGATGAAGAATGCTATTTTGGGCATTAAGGAACATTTTGGTGAAAGCCAAATCACCATTGGAGCTCAGCTATATTTAAAAAAGTTCTACGAAAGTCTCGGTTTTGTGCAGTCTAGTGAAATGTATCTCGAAGATGATATTCCACATATTGAAATGGTGAGGGAGTGA
- a CDS encoding LysM peptidoglycan-binding domain-containing protein, with the protein MTLKNTTLSFFLLLSFTVFSQSNHVEKTEVNNVEKPVSFLDSIKNTFVKYDRTVKTDSLWMNQISSIADIYSNVETEINTVNIDKDIDKELPTELLKKRLAEMDAKSPFNIEYNQGLENLIKSFLKNRRKAFANQMAVAEYYFPLFEEALAKQNVPLEIKYLAVVESALNPKAVSRVGATGLWQFMYGTGKQYNLNIDSYVDERSDPLKSSEAAAQYLTNMFTIFNDWDLVLASYNSGPGNVTKAIRRSGGQQNFWNIKKFLPQETQGYVPAFLATMYIYEYHKEHGIVPKRALVKHFATDTVMVKKEMSFAQISNLLDIPVEQLQALNPSYKRNVIPKYEGKYHYLTLPSCKVGVFTSNEDKIYAYVQYEMDKREKVNDTKKPLIVKDSTFSALASNTRVKYYKVKRGDNLDEIAKNNDVAVSDLKKWNKLKGNSIAAGKSLKIIIEKDSEPSSQLALNTVKNKALLAKENSNIAAKESKTSLDKKDSLVTANASNFYVVQKGDNLNSIAKKYNITVAEIKEWNHLTSPNIRLGDSLQVGNTTAPIAEESTAVAVATPELKDIQYEVQKGDNLGSIAKKFGASLTDLKQWNNLNSNNIAIGNVLVVAKNEIAINTNNATVDSFKKKDNSVSLYQKEINYLVQKGDSLFSISKKYPGVTVSDLKKWNNITGDDLKPGMGLKIKG; encoded by the coding sequence ATGACATTAAAAAATACCACCTTATCGTTTTTTCTTTTGCTTTCTTTTACTGTTTTTTCACAGAGTAATCATGTGGAGAAAACAGAAGTAAACAATGTAGAAAAACCAGTTTCCTTTTTAGATTCGATAAAAAACACTTTCGTAAAATATGACCGTACTGTAAAAACAGATAGTTTGTGGATGAATCAGATCAGCAGTATTGCTGATATTTATAGCAATGTAGAAACGGAAATTAATACCGTAAACATCGATAAGGATATTGATAAAGAACTCCCTACTGAATTGCTAAAGAAGCGACTGGCAGAGATGGATGCCAAATCCCCTTTTAATATTGAATACAATCAAGGTCTTGAAAATTTAATAAAATCCTTCCTTAAAAACAGGCGTAAAGCGTTTGCCAACCAAATGGCAGTAGCCGAATATTATTTTCCTCTTTTTGAAGAGGCATTGGCTAAACAAAACGTTCCTTTAGAAATAAAATATCTGGCCGTTGTAGAATCGGCGTTGAATCCAAAAGCAGTTTCAAGAGTGGGTGCAACAGGATTGTGGCAATTCATGTACGGGACAGGTAAACAATACAATCTGAATATTGATTCTTATGTGGATGAGCGATCGGATCCTTTGAAATCTTCAGAAGCTGCCGCACAATACCTGACAAACATGTTTACTATTTTTAACGACTGGGATTTGGTATTAGCTTCATATAATTCCGGACCGGGAAATGTTACCAAAGCCATTCGTCGTTCAGGAGGTCAACAGAATTTTTGGAACATCAAGAAATTTTTACCGCAAGAAACCCAAGGATATGTTCCGGCTTTTCTAGCCACAATGTACATTTACGAATACCATAAAGAACACGGTATTGTTCCTAAAAGAGCTTTAGTTAAGCATTTTGCCACCGATACGGTGATGGTTAAAAAAGAAATGTCTTTTGCTCAAATTTCCAACTTATTGGATATACCTGTTGAGCAGCTTCAAGCATTAAATCCTTCCTATAAACGCAATGTAATTCCTAAATACGAGGGTAAATATCATTATTTGACTTTGCCTTCGTGTAAAGTTGGCGTTTTTACTTCTAATGAGGATAAAATTTACGCTTATGTTCAATACGAAATGGACAAAAGAGAAAAGGTTAATGACACCAAAAAACCTCTTATTGTAAAAGATTCTACTTTTAGTGCATTGGCATCAAATACCAGAGTGAAGTATTACAAAGTTAAGCGTGGCGATAACCTCGATGAAATTGCCAAAAATAATGATGTTGCTGTTTCTGATTTGAAGAAATGGAACAAACTCAAAGGTAATTCCATTGCTGCGGGTAAATCGCTAAAAATAATCATTGAAAAAGATTCGGAACCAAGCAGTCAATTGGCATTAAATACGGTTAAAAATAAAGCTTTATTAGCAAAAGAGAATTCTAATATTGCTGCCAAAGAAAGCAAAACAAGTTTGGATAAAAAAGATTCGCTTGTTACGGCCAATGCTTCAAATTTCTATGTTGTTCAAAAAGGTGATAACTTAAATAGTATCGCTAAAAAATACAATATAACTGTTGCAGAAATTAAAGAATGGAATCACTTAACATCACCAAATATTAGATTAGGAGATTCATTGCAAGTTGGTAATACCACAGCGCCAATTGCTGAAGAAAGTACTGCAGTTGCTGTTGCTACTCCAGAGCTTAAAGATATTCAGTACGAAGTTCAAAAAGGAGATAATCTTGGTAGCATTGCCAAAAAATTTGGTGCATCTTTGACTGATTTGAAACAATGGAATAATTTGAACTCAAATAATATTGCTATTGGGAATGTTTTGGTAGTTGCTAAAAACGAAATTGCAATCAATACTAATAATGCAACCGTTGATTCTTTTAAGAAAAAGGACAATAGTGTGTCTTTATACCAAAAAGAGATTAACTATTTGGTGCAAAAAGGAGATTCATTGTTCAGCATTTCCAAAAAATATCCTGGAGTTACAGTTTCTGATTTAAAAAAATGGAACAATATTACCGGGGATGACCTAAAACCGGGAATGGGGTTGAAAATAAAAGGATAA
- a CDS encoding DUF4837 family protein — protein sequence MNKTSILFLLIAILFSCSKNKDNLSKHSTGKINSISIVIDNQLWNGVVGDSIRNKFASPVEGLPKEEPIFDINQYPTDVMEGFVTKSRVIIVVKKGAENHFSVQKNQYASPQNVFHITGESVTALLELIEKHTPSIIRTIKKGEIEAHEELLKDSVVVSNTIQKQFQLDLKVPKSYSYSIKNDNFVWLKKEFSSGSTSILVTQFPMKSFRLRGDVLSRIIKIQDSIGATYIKGTTHDSNMYVDTSYPLYLFKTNLAGKMAYETKGTWRLKNSFMFGPFISYLIVDYRKQRIIYLEGFCYVPSQERRDYMHELESILKGVKISEEK from the coding sequence ATGAATAAAACTTCCATTTTATTTTTACTTATTGCAATTCTTTTTTCTTGTTCCAAGAATAAGGACAATCTTTCCAAACATTCTACAGGTAAGATTAATTCTATTTCAATAGTCATCGATAATCAGTTATGGAATGGTGTCGTTGGTGACAGCATTAGGAATAAATTTGCAAGTCCTGTTGAAGGTTTGCCAAAAGAAGAACCCATTTTTGACATTAATCAGTATCCAACTGATGTCATGGAGGGTTTTGTAACCAAAAGCAGGGTTATTATTGTTGTCAAAAAAGGTGCTGAGAATCATTTTTCCGTACAAAAAAACCAGTATGCAAGTCCCCAAAATGTATTTCACATTACTGGAGAATCAGTAACGGCTCTTTTGGAATTAATAGAAAAGCATACCCCAAGCATTATTCGAACTATCAAAAAAGGTGAAATTGAAGCTCATGAGGAATTGTTAAAGGATTCTGTAGTAGTTTCAAATACAATCCAGAAACAATTCCAACTTGATTTAAAAGTTCCGAAGAGCTATTCTTATAGCATTAAAAACGATAATTTCGTTTGGCTGAAAAAAGAGTTTTCCAGTGGGAGTACAAGTATATTGGTTACTCAATTTCCTATGAAGAGTTTTAGGTTACGCGGTGATGTTTTGAGTAGGATCATTAAGATTCAGGATTCTATCGGAGCAACTTACATAAAAGGCACTACGCATGACTCCAATATGTATGTCGACACATCTTATCCACTTTATCTTTTTAAAACCAATTTGGCCGGTAAAATGGCTTATGAAACCAAGGGTACTTGGCGATTGAAAAATAGTTTTATGTTTGGTCCTTTTATAAGTTATCTTATTGTGGATTATCGGAAACAGAGAATTATATATCTCGAAGGATTTTGCTACGTACCGTCACAAGAGAGACGTGATTATATGCATGAATTGGAATCGATTTTGAAAGGAGTAAAAATATCTGAAGAAAAATAA
- a CDS encoding lysophospholipid acyltransferase family protein has translation MQKLISYPLSVIVLFLVLLTLAIFHPIQWVCLHAFGYQAHKKSVDYLNFILLKIVLILGTTFGCEGVEKVPEGVPIIFVANHQSLYDIIAIIWFLRRSHPKFVSKKELGKGIPSVSFNLRHGGSVLIDRKDPKQAIPTIKKIADYIEKHKRSAVIFPEGTRSRNGKPKEFAQTGLKILCKNAPSAYVVPISINNSWKLLKYGTFPYGLGNHITFAVHDAFAVKDFEFNEIMQKTETAVKNGIKI, from the coding sequence ATGCAAAAGTTAATTTCGTACCCTTTATCTGTTATCGTATTATTTTTAGTGCTGTTGACTTTGGCGATATTTCATCCTATTCAATGGGTTTGTTTGCACGCATTTGGATATCAGGCACATAAAAAAAGTGTTGATTACCTAAATTTCATATTACTAAAAATTGTTCTTATTTTAGGAACGACTTTTGGTTGTGAAGGTGTTGAAAAAGTACCGGAAGGGGTGCCGATTATTTTTGTGGCGAACCATCAGAGTTTATACGATATTATTGCAATAATTTGGTTTTTGAGAAGATCTCATCCCAAATTTGTGAGTAAGAAAGAATTGGGGAAAGGAATTCCAAGTGTTTCTTTTAATTTGCGTCATGGAGGCTCCGTATTAATTGACCGTAAGGATCCAAAACAAGCGATACCAACTATTAAAAAAATAGCTGATTATATTGAAAAACATAAACGTTCGGCAGTGATTTTTCCGGAAGGAACCAGAAGCCGTAACGGAAAACCAAAGGAATTTGCCCAGACAGGGTTAAAGATTTTATGCAAGAACGCACCATCGGCTTATGTAGTTCCAATTAGTATCAATAATTCGTGGAAACTCTTAAAATACGGAACTTTTCCTTATGGTTTAGGAAATCATATTACCTTTGCGGTTCATGATGCATTTGCAGTGAAGGATTTTGAGTTTAATGAAATCATGCAAAAGACTGAAACGGCAGTCAAAAATGGAATAAAAATTTAA
- a CDS encoding acyl-ACP desaturase — translation MSIKNIRLEVMQFLENKVEGFMEQYLIPVEKIWQPSDFLPNSESDNFLEEVKELREISKDLPYDFWVAMVGDMITEEALPTYENWLMELEGVDNEGRNGWAKWVREWTGEENRHGDLLNKYLYLSGRVNMREIEMTTQHLINDGFDIGTGRDPYKNFVYTSFQELATYVSHNRVSQLAKSYGDKKLSKMCKMVAGDEMRHHHAYSHFVTEIFKLDPSEMMLAFQYMMKQKIVMPAHFLRESGQKISSAFEHFSDSAQRIGVYTANDYVDIMQKLIDKWEIDKITGLTAEAEKARDYLMKLPARMAKISERLVIPAESFQFKWVEPARL, via the coding sequence ATGTCTATAAAAAACATTCGTCTGGAAGTAATGCAATTTCTGGAAAACAAGGTAGAAGGATTTATGGAGCAGTATCTGATTCCAGTGGAAAAGATATGGCAGCCTTCGGACTTTTTGCCTAATTCGGAAAGTGATAATTTCCTTGAAGAAGTAAAAGAATTGAGAGAAATATCCAAAGATCTACCTTATGATTTTTGGGTGGCTATGGTGGGTGATATGATTACCGAAGAGGCTTTGCCAACATACGAAAACTGGTTGATGGAGCTTGAAGGTGTTGACAATGAAGGCAGAAATGGTTGGGCCAAATGGGTACGCGAATGGACTGGAGAGGAGAATCGCCATGGAGATTTACTGAATAAATATTTGTATTTGTCGGGTCGCGTGAACATGCGTGAAATCGAAATGACAACACAGCATTTGATCAATGATGGTTTTGATATTGGAACAGGAAGAGATCCTTATAAAAACTTTGTTTATACCAGTTTCCAGGAATTGGCTACTTATGTTTCTCATAATAGAGTGTCGCAATTGGCCAAAAGCTATGGAGATAAGAAATTATCCAAAATGTGTAAAATGGTTGCGGGAGACGAAATGCGTCACCACCACGCCTATAGCCATTTTGTGACCGAAATTTTCAAATTGGATCCAAGCGAAATGATGCTTGCTTTCCAATATATGATGAAACAAAAAATCGTTATGCCAGCTCATTTCTTGAGGGAATCTGGACAAAAAATCAGTTCGGCTTTTGAGCATTTTTCAGATTCTGCACAAAGAATTGGAGTATATACTGCTAACGATTATGTTGATATTATGCAGAAGTTAATTGATAAATGGGAAATTGATAAAATTACAGGTTTAACTGCCGAGGCTGAGAAAGCCCGCGATTACTTGATGAAATTACCAGCCAGAATGGCAAAAATCTCCGAAAGACTGGTGATTCCTGCAGAATCATTCCAATTCAAATGGGTTGAACCTGCAAGATTGTAG
- a CDS encoding HD domain-containing protein, with amino-acid sequence MDLINKTILFVKEKLANAEGGHDWFHIQRVYKNALLIASGEECDETVVKLGALLHDIADSKFNGGDETVGPKVAREFLESQGATEAVISHVIQIIDNVSFKGGNTEKAFSSIELDIVQDADRLDAIGAIGIARAFNYGGFKNRAMYDPNIAPKLNMSKEEYKNSNAPTINHFYEKLLLLKDKMNTQTGKQIAQQRHQFMQEFLSQFYAEWDGAL; translated from the coding sequence ATGGATTTAATTAATAAAACCATTCTTTTTGTAAAAGAAAAATTAGCAAATGCTGAAGGTGGACACGATTGGTTTCATATTCAGAGAGTTTATAAGAATGCATTATTGATTGCTAGTGGCGAGGAATGCGACGAAACGGTCGTAAAACTCGGTGCTTTGCTTCATGATATCGCTGATAGTAAATTTAATGGTGGTGATGAAACCGTGGGGCCAAAAGTAGCCCGTGAGTTCTTGGAAAGTCAAGGCGCTACAGAAGCTGTTATTTCGCATGTCATTCAAATTATCGATAACGTCTCTTTTAAAGGCGGAAACACGGAAAAGGCCTTCTCGTCCATCGAATTGGATATCGTGCAGGATGCGGACCGTTTGGACGCCATAGGGGCAATCGGGATTGCAAGGGCGTTTAATTATGGCGGATTCAAAAACAGGGCGATGTATGATCCTAATATTGCTCCGAAATTGAACATGAGCAAAGAAGAATACAAAAACAGCAATGCGCCAACAATCAATCATTTTTATGAAAAATTGTTGTTGTTGAAAGACAAAATGAATACCCAAACCGGTAAGCAAATAGCACAACAAAGACATCAATTCATGCAGGAATTCCTGTCGCAGTTTTATGCCGAATGGGATGGGGCGTTGTAG
- a CDS encoding ribonuclease P protein component — MSFTYPKNEKLKSKIAIGLLFTEGKSVSKYPLRLVYNPGTFGEGEKIKIGVSVSKKYFKKAVDRNYFKRVLRETYRLNKHLLIDNLDQPYTFMLFYQSKDRLSFEEINTKTIQLFEKFVVQTKKED, encoded by the coding sequence ATGAGCTTCACCTATCCCAAAAACGAAAAACTCAAAAGCAAAATAGCCATCGGATTATTATTCACCGAAGGCAAATCGGTATCGAAATATCCTTTGCGGTTGGTTTACAATCCGGGGACTTTTGGCGAAGGCGAAAAAATCAAAATAGGCGTTTCGGTTTCCAAAAAATACTTCAAAAAAGCCGTTGACCGCAACTATTTCAAACGTGTATTGCGCGAAACTTATAGGCTCAACAAACATTTACTAATTGACAATTTAGACCAACCTTATACTTTTATGCTTTTTTACCAAAGCAAAGACCGATTATCATTTGAGGAAATCAACACCAAAACCATACAATTGTTCGAAAAATTTGTCGTTCAAACCAAAAAAGAAGATTAG
- a CDS encoding TIGR00730 family Rossman fold protein — translation MKRITVFCGSSSGTEENYTIQAALLGKTLAEKNIELVYGGANVGLMGAVADGVLNNGGKAIGVLPNFLRSKEIAHKQLTELILVDTMHERKTKMNDLCDGVIALPGGFGTMDELFEMLTWAQLGLHKKPIALLNVDGYFDALITFTETMVNKGLLKEVNQEMLLVSDSIDELLDKMENYVPPTVGKWISKENI, via the coding sequence ATGAAAAGAATTACCGTATTCTGTGGTTCGAGTTCAGGGACTGAAGAAAATTATACAATACAAGCCGCTTTACTTGGCAAAACTTTGGCAGAGAAAAATATTGAATTAGTTTACGGCGGAGCCAATGTTGGACTTATGGGTGCAGTCGCTGATGGTGTTTTGAATAATGGCGGAAAAGCAATCGGAGTGTTGCCTAATTTTTTAAGATCAAAAGAAATTGCACACAAACAACTCACCGAATTGATTTTGGTTGACACTATGCACGAAAGAAAAACCAAGATGAATGATCTTTGTGACGGCGTAATAGCCCTCCCGGGTGGTTTCGGAACGATGGATGAACTTTTTGAAATGCTTACTTGGGCGCAATTAGGACTGCATAAAAAGCCGATTGCTCTTTTAAATGTTGACGGTTATTTTGACGCTTTGATTACGTTCACTGAAACCATGGTAAACAAAGGACTTTTGAAAGAAGTAAACCAAGAAATGCTTTTGGTTAGTGACTCCATTGACGAACTTTTGGATAAAATGGAAAATTATGTTCCGCCAACAGTTGGGAAATGGATTAGTAAAGAAAATATTTAA
- a CDS encoding PsbP-related protein, which translates to MKHKLLLLLLVVVLGFIGCQKSQKVETGISKVENGTKEISRNGYFIRYDASFRLDESGKNGVEFYLFTPTKPGDDFSENINLMIQDLGVLKYDLDQFVAISEKQIKASGKLIESTRKKTDGQEYQILIFEAKFNGLDLKFLQYDFVKNDKAYVLTFSAKQSEFENYRKEIEKVMNTFKLE; encoded by the coding sequence ATGAAACACAAATTATTATTATTACTGCTTGTTGTAGTCCTGGGGTTTATTGGCTGTCAAAAGAGTCAAAAAGTTGAGACAGGAATTTCTAAAGTTGAAAATGGAACGAAAGAAATCAGTAGAAATGGCTATTTTATTCGTTATGACGCTTCTTTTCGATTGGATGAAAGTGGAAAAAATGGAGTTGAATTTTATTTGTTTACGCCAACTAAACCGGGTGATGATTTTTCGGAAAATATTAATTTGATGATTCAGGATTTGGGAGTTTTGAAGTATGATTTGGATCAATTTGTAGCGATTTCCGAAAAACAGATTAAGGCGAGCGGAAAACTTATAGAAAGTACCCGAAAAAAAACGGACGGGCAGGAATACCAAATTCTAATCTTCGAGGCCAAATTCAATGGTTTAGATCTTAAATTTCTGCAATACGATTTCGTGAAAAATGATAAAGCCTATGTGCTGACTTTCTCCGCAAAACAAAGCGAATTTGAAAACTATCGAAAAGAGATAGAAAAAGTAATGAATACTTTTAAATTAGAATAA
- a CDS encoding DUF4349 domain-containing protein, producing MKSKLIIALLFFAVLSCKKADAEVSQDMAITAVKLPAKKLIGSEAISNSGFKDAENTTIEQKIIKNGNLRFETENLETTYEQIKIAVKKGKAFIQNDSEGKDYGSIYRRITVRIPSQNFDSFIKDISTGVTYFDNKEINSEDVTEQYIDIDARLKAKKKLENRYIELLSKATKMSEMLAIEAQLSAIREEIEAKEGQLRYMQNRISLSTITIEFYKTIAEERGVTISYGAKVWNAFKSGFYGISNFFLGLLEVWPFIIIAIALFYFIRKRFKKKNK from the coding sequence ATGAAGTCAAAATTAATAATTGCACTTTTATTTTTCGCAGTATTGAGTTGTAAAAAAGCCGATGCGGAAGTTTCCCAAGATATGGCAATCACTGCAGTAAAGCTACCCGCAAAAAAACTGATCGGTAGCGAAGCAATCTCTAATTCAGGTTTCAAAGACGCAGAGAATACGACCATTGAGCAAAAAATAATCAAAAATGGTAATCTAAGATTTGAAACCGAAAATTTAGAAACCACTTATGAACAAATAAAAATTGCCGTAAAAAAAGGAAAAGCTTTCATTCAGAACGATAGTGAAGGAAAGGACTATGGCTCCATATACAGAAGAATAACAGTTCGTATCCCAAGTCAAAACTTCGATTCTTTCATAAAAGACATTTCGACGGGAGTTACTTATTTTGACAATAAAGAAATTAATTCTGAAGATGTAACTGAACAATACATTGACATTGATGCACGCTTAAAGGCCAAAAAGAAACTTGAAAACAGATACATTGAGCTTTTGTCAAAAGCAACCAAAATGTCTGAAATGTTAGCCATTGAAGCACAACTGTCGGCTATTCGCGAAGAAATTGAAGCCAAAGAAGGACAATTGAGATACATGCAAAACAGAATCTCTTTGAGTACAATTACCATAGAGTTTTACAAAACAATTGCTGAAGAAAGAGGCGTCACAATTTCCTATGGAGCCAAAGTTTGGAATGCCTTCAAATCTGGATTTTATGGAATTTCAAATTTCTTTTTAGGACTATTGGAAGTTTGGCCATTTATCATCATAGCAATAGCTCTATTTTATTTTATTAGAAAACGATTCAAGAAGAAAAACAAATAA